Within the Osmerus mordax isolate fOsmMor3 chromosome 21, fOsmMor3.pri, whole genome shotgun sequence genome, the region acacacatgctccttcAGGTTGGCCAGATGGTAAAGCACACAggaggtgggagtgtgtgtgacaaaggAGGAACTGTTCAACTGACACCGGTATTCTACCTCCATCTTCTCACCACAGTTTCTTCTGAGAAATAGCACAACGATTAATACTAATATTAAAAACATCAAtactaaattatatatatatataaaattattattaagaacagtgtatggAGGCAAAGACACCAAGGGGATTTGAAACATTGTTGTCGGTAGGAAATTTAGGATTATCGGCCTACTGTGACGTCAGGGTAATCTAGTCAAAGAAGAAAGCCAGAAATAGTTAGACCTACAAATTATGCAGGTTAAATCCCTCCTCAGACAGGTTGACCTGAAAACAGTCAATGGTCAGTGATTGTTACCTTTTTAGTGTAAATTATTTTTTCATAGATTAAATCCAAATACGGAAATCCAAATACTTAATCCTAATCTTAGTGTTTATGTATTTTTCCATGCCATCTCAAATTCATGCCAAGTTTTATGTAATGTTTGGTTTTTCTTGTAAAAGTATAAGCACAAATTTGAAAAGTAATAGTCCATTATTTATTTTCTAACATATAAATTTAATGTTATAAAATAGCCTGTGCTACAGCAAATACGGAGTATTTGTTTTGAGGTTGTTGGTTAGGTTGAATTATATGTTGTTACCCCATCGCAATATCCGGATTCTAATAGCAGCCAAAAATATTACAAATCAAATCTGGTCACAGAAGTTTTTTTGAACAACACGTTAATTGCAATTTGAATGTTTTCTTACCTCTTTTTCATAGTCTCGGTTGTCCATATTGGCCGAATATGGAAGAGCTCGCTCACGTTCGTATAGCGCTAACGGAGCTTTGGTGTGAGGGTCTACCGGTGTTTTCAAACATGATGTTACCAAGACATTAGCCCGATGTGCATTTGCCATAGTTTTTCCCTACACACTTCCCTTTTTACAACTTTATCTAGGTTGATGCCAAAGTAACCGAGACGCTAAGATGCACCTAGCAAAGGACATCAAAGTAGGTGCGCTCCAGAGCAACAGCGACGCATCGCGTGGTTGGGAAGGAAGTGATCCAAGACTTTCAGGAAGTGACAAGAAAGGCATTTGTCCATAACGTTGCGATGAGTAATTTTATTTACAAGTTTATTGCCACGGCCTTTTAAAAGGGAACGTGCTCAACAAAAATGTGCTTGAAACTTTTATATCTCAAACTGCAAAATATAGCATTATCCGTCATTTAAAAAATTGGACCAAATTAACCTGACCTATAGTATTGcagtataaaaaaagaaaaaagtaaccGATCAGTGAATTCTGAATGATGCTAACAGTTGCACAGTAAAACAGTCATGACTAAGCTGAGATTTAAAAGATCAACTCCCCTTTTCTGAGATGGTGGTTATAATGGTTCGAAACCTAGGACACAAAAAAGGTAGGAATAATACAAACTCACACTGGGAAAAGCTGGAGtgtcaaaaaaacaaacagttttATTAAATTACGTAACGTAACAACTAGAGGACATCTAGACAGAGCGGTCTCAAGCAAGCAGTCCTGTGATCCCTTGTGGCACAACCAGGCGCAGTGAAGGTCTTGCTACATTGATAGAGTCCTTATCGAGTGTTCACCTGAAATAAGAAAAGTATTTTACAAAACATGGCACCTTATGAAATGTGTTACCACTCTGTTGAAATAATGTATTATTTAGATGAAATAAATATCATATTATGGCATGGTTGTGAGCATGAAATTCAAATGAACATCAGAGGCCTGTCCTATGAGCGATGATCTTATGAGAACCACACTGACGGCGATGAGCGTGTCCCTCTTACCACGTCGTCGATCTTCAGGATGCTGCGGACGGTCTCGGTGGACAGGGTCAGGGCGCTGATGGACACCAGCAAGGGCTgcaccaccagctcctccaggatGTTAGAGATTCCTCcctgagggtggggggtgggtggggtgagggtggcacTCATAAGCTTTCATGCCTGCTTTTCATTTAAGCATGTCAAAGACGATGCTTTGTTGAGTCAAGTATGTCAAATTACTATGATTACAACTACTACTTTATAATTTATtattaaaccccccccccccccccccccacaaaaaacACAATTTGTATCCTCCACGTCCAGAAACGTTCCTGCTGACCTTGCGGACGTTGATGCCGGCCGTCTTCTCGCCCTGGGCGTGCCGGTTGCGGAGCTCTGTCACCGTGGAGATGGGGTTGAGGCCGGCGTTCTCGGCCAGCGTGGATGGGATGACCTCCAGGGCATCTGCGTAGGCGCGCACGCAGTAGGCCTCCATGCCAGCCAGGGTGCGGGAGTACTCGGCCAGGCGCAGGGCCAGCTCGATCTCCGGGGCGCCGCCGCCGGCTATCAGGGCCCTGGGAgtggcagagaggggaggagatggctTAACGCATCGCAGCACTCCACAATCTCCCAAATAGAGCAACAAATGAGGAAAAGCTAAATGCATATAGCAAAACAATTAGgaaaatatgcacacacaattACTCAAAATAACTGAGGAAAACCCAGTTCTAGAATGATAAATCTTCCTTCCTAAACAAACGTAACAGAAAGCGAGACGGCGCTTGGCTTCGGCGTACCTCTTCTTGACCAGGCAGCGGATGACGCAGAGCGCGTCGTGGATGGAGCGCTCGGCCTCCTCGATCACCAGCTTGTTGGAGCCGCGCACCACGATGCTCACAGTCTTCCCGGGGCTGGTGCAGCCTGTGATCTGCAACCAGACAGACACAAGACATGGTAATGAGCACCTCTTATGAGTTTGGATTGTGTCACAAGTCTGGGTTAAGACCAGCTCCATGTAATGGAAAGCTGATCTCAGAGGGATTCGTCAATCCGGATCAGTTAACGGCAGGGGCCGGTACTGTACCTTGACCAGTTTGCCGGAGCCATCCAGGCTGACCTCCTCGGCCAGCTCGGCAGTGCCCAGCATCTCTGGGGTGAACTGGTCAATGTGGGCCACGGGCTTGGTGCCAATGGTCTGTAGAGGGAAGGCACAGTTGGGTCACTGAGGCATAAGcgtttgtccccccccccccctccccaccccaataCATCGCGATGCAAACCGACGGAATTGCGTTGACGTGTTTACCTTGCAGATGAATTCAATgtcctctctctcgatctccttGATGACCATGATCCTCATCTTGTtgaggaagtggagggccaGGTCGCTCAGCGCATCTCTGGGGGATGGGAAAGAAGTTCAAAATATTGATTAACGGTTCCCCTGGTTACCCATCTCTGTTGAAAACAATGAAGCTAATTTGCTCTTTAATAGGGAAGTGCCACTCGAAAATCACAATTCCACAGTATGAAACAGAACAACCCGGTGGTTTCGATGCCAGTGAAAGACAATACTGAATGGCGTAGATTAGTGTTAGAGAAGACTTGAGGTAGTAATTTCAGTGGtttttggggaggggggctgtcagTACCTGAGAATGGACTTCTGGATGAGCAGGACGTTGCAGCCAGCCTTCTTAATCTGTTTGATCAGGTTAAGGATGTAGGCGCGCTCCTCGCGCAGCACGCGGTCCATCTGGGCATAGTCTGACACCACAATCTGGTTGTCCATCTGGAGGCACCAGGGAAAAAACAACGACGAATTATAATTTTATaatatttgtatacatttttatttttattcatgGACGCGGTCAATGTTCCTGCAGATAATCCCACTGAGACTGACAAAAATCCCTTGTGGGACATGAAAAGCAGACTGGAAAGCAAATTTAAAAGGGTAAAGAGATAAAGCATAAATAGAAAGTGGTGGGGAACTTAACCATATTATCACCACAGTAATACCTAAAAAATTGCAGGTGTGATCTTTAGTGTTTGTAGTGTTGCTGGACTTACGTCGGTTTTAGGAGGGGACAGGCAGAACTGGATGAGGCCGATTTTGGCCTTCTCCACGCGGGACACGCCCGAGTTGACCACCCTCTGGGTCAGCACGAGGCCTTCCACCAGCTCACAGTCGTCGATGGTCCCGCTGCAGACGCCAAGCACGTTAGCAGAGCCGAAAGTCATGAGTTGCGCTTACACAAGACAATAAATATGCTCCTACCATTCATCAAAATATAGGTTGTTAGGCTAACAGCTGATCCAAAGCATTCACGATTTTCAGTGGGTCTCCGTACAACATCTATGTCTACATGACAGCCTAGATGACAACCGATATGACTCAAACATCAAAATGCAGACTGCACAAGAGTTATCTTGCCGCCATCTTGGCACACAACCTcaagcctgcctccctccctcccaatctACCTCCCCACATTCCtgaacccaccccccccccgcccgccctcaACACCATCCCACTCACCCCAGCTTCTTCACGATGTGGATGTCGTGCAGGTCCACGCTGGTGGCGGTGGCCGGGTCGATGACGCGCATGACGGCGTCCACGCTCATGGGCGCCAGCAGGCTCGAGTACTGCGACACCACCTTGGAGCACAGCGAGGTGGTGGCGCTGTTCAGCAGCGTCTCGCGGTCACTCAGCAGCACCGGTGCGCTCATGTCCGTCAGGATCTCCACACCTTTGTCCACCGCCTTCTGGAAGGACTCGGAGATGGTGGTGGGGTGGATGCCTGAGCATGCACAGAAGGGGGAGATTTGAAAGGTCATGCTTGTGCATGGCTATGGGTGGGAGTATTTGTAGGATGGATTTGGTACTAGATCGAACCAGGACTAATCTCTCGCTTGAAATCATTTGGTTGTGCCCTAAACCAGTTTCAACCTACAAGGTCCATTCCAAGTCATACGCCACAGTATTTTAAATTTAGCATGAGTATTTATTAAGATTTCCTACACAACTTCATTGTGTTTTCCATTTTCAGTTTCAGTTGAATGATGATATTTGATATGCGGTGCAAAGGAAGCTCCTCCTACCCTTCTGCAGCAGCTTGGAGCAGGCGTCCAGCAGGGCACCGGCAATGACGACCACCGACGTGGTGCCGTCCCCAGCCTCAATGTCCTGGGCTTTGGACAGCTCcaccagctgacacacacacacagctcaatgtCCAGCAACTGGTCAACAAACTCATACAAATGCACCACGTGTCCAAATCTCTACTATGATGGTGACAACGGCCCGTTTCAAATGGGTTTCTGATGCCGTGTGTCGTGGGTGAGCATCCATTTGTTTAGGAACATACCATCTtggctgcagggtggaggacCTGCATCTGTTTCAAGATGGTGGCCCCGTCGTTGGTGATGGTCACGTCACCCTTCCCATCCTGGATCTGCAAAAGTTGGGTTCCTCTTTAGCGGCTTGTACATGATCATGAGTGAGGATACTGAAGAAAAAGTTCAACTTTGCTCACCATCTTGTCCATGCCCTTGGGCCCAAGGCTTGTTCTGATGGCATCAGCCACAGCTGTCAAACAAAGGGACTTTTATCATTATTTCTGTCAAAAGTACCGGCCCATTAAACATCTGGGACACTGAAACAAATGATTTCTAACAACCCGA harbors:
- the cct4 gene encoding T-complex protein 1 subunit delta, yielding MPEIASAPRATNAWKNKGGAYVDRDKPAQIRFSNISAGKAVADAIRTSLGPKGMDKMIQDGKGDVTITNDGATILKQMQVLHPAAKMLVELSKAQDIEAGDGTTSVVVIAGALLDACSKLLQKGIHPTTISESFQKAVDKGVEILTDMSAPVLLSDRETLLNSATTSLCSKVVSQYSSLLAPMSVDAVMRVIDPATATSVDLHDIHIVKKLGGTIDDCELVEGLVLTQRVVNSGVSRVEKAKIGLIQFCLSPPKTDMDNQIVVSDYAQMDRVLREERAYILNLIKQIKKAGCNVLLIQKSILRDALSDLALHFLNKMRIMVIKEIEREDIEFICKTIGTKPVAHIDQFTPEMLGTAELAEEVSLDGSGKLVKITGCTSPGKTVSIVVRGSNKLVIEEAERSIHDALCVIRCLVKKRALIAGGGAPEIELALRLAEYSRTLAGMEAYCVRAYADALEVIPSTLAENAGLNPISTVTELRNRHAQGEKTAGINVRKGGISNILEELVVQPLLVSISALTLSTETVRSILKIDDVVNTR